The following coding sequences are from one Lujinxingia litoralis window:
- a CDS encoding hybrid sensor histidine kinase/response regulator — protein sequence MADRREESSGLSTPAHHDWDLPFDTIVETINDGILVCEMDGTIIYANVSMATMLGYAQQQMVGKTLFDFMTEAWARRARENLARRQEGVAEMFDHQFSHSDGHGVWTLVSAKPMREDDGTQWGSLVAIQDISDRKHMEEELRQARDELERRVEERTQQLVEINARLQREVEERTEAEQRALEASRAKSAFLANMSHELRTPLNAVIGYTELIQEDLGLGAEHIDVPGVARDLTKIHASANHLLSLINDILDLSKVEAGKMELFLESFDLADLVREVIDTIEPLARQNDNALDMNAHYHGEFVADRTKLKQVMLNLMGNAVKFTDEGTIRLSTSPTTVHGMAGVCIEVEDTGMGISADKIEHLFQPFTQADESTTRRHGGTGLGLTICKRFCEMMGGNIEVESKLGQGTIFRVLLPSADPSGLQEHSDVLWKPDFEGAALHPELDAGPRILVIDDDPNVHELMRRILTPRGFQLVSAYSGDQGVTLAQEHLPDVITLDVMMPGKDGWSVLSTLKSHAGLEHIPVVMISMVDDRNIGFALGATDYLVKPIQRDRLLKTLSRFHPEEGASALVVEDEPDIREMISRHLRNAGWSVNTAAHGRQALEILEDERPDVVLLDLMMPEMDGFEVAEIMRSEPRWKDIPIVVVTAMDLDDAETARLRRSVSRILSKNVRSIDEVMTEVMDVIGLGGPSRKVRI from the coding sequence ATGGCCGATCGCAGGGAAGAATCATCAGGGCTCTCGACTCCCGCTCATCACGACTGGGATCTCCCCTTTGACACGATCGTTGAGACGATCAACGACGGCATCCTCGTCTGTGAGATGGATGGCACGATCATCTACGCCAACGTCAGCATGGCCACGATGCTCGGCTACGCACAACAACAGATGGTGGGCAAAACCCTCTTCGACTTCATGACCGAAGCCTGGGCCCGGCGAGCTCGCGAAAACCTGGCGCGCCGCCAGGAAGGCGTCGCCGAGATGTTCGACCACCAATTCTCTCACAGCGACGGTCACGGCGTCTGGACGCTCGTCTCTGCCAAACCCATGCGGGAGGACGACGGCACCCAGTGGGGCTCACTGGTCGCCATCCAGGACATCTCCGATCGCAAGCACATGGAAGAGGAGCTGCGCCAGGCTCGCGACGAACTCGAGCGTCGCGTTGAAGAGCGCACCCAGCAGCTCGTCGAGATCAACGCCCGCCTCCAGCGCGAGGTCGAGGAGCGCACCGAAGCCGAGCAACGTGCCCTGGAAGCCAGCCGCGCCAAGAGCGCCTTTTTGGCCAACATGAGCCACGAGCTGCGCACCCCGCTCAACGCCGTGATCGGCTACACCGAACTCATCCAGGAAGATCTCGGCCTGGGTGCCGAACACATCGATGTCCCCGGCGTCGCCCGCGATCTGACCAAGATTCACGCCTCGGCCAATCATCTGCTCAGCCTGATCAACGACATCCTCGACCTCTCCAAAGTCGAAGCCGGTAAAATGGAGCTCTTCCTGGAGAGCTTCGACCTGGCCGACCTGGTCCGGGAAGTCATCGACACCATCGAGCCCCTGGCCCGTCAGAACGACAACGCCCTCGACATGAACGCCCATTACCATGGCGAGTTCGTTGCCGATCGCACCAAGCTCAAGCAGGTGATGCTCAACCTGATGGGCAACGCCGTAAAATTCACCGATGAAGGCACCATCCGCCTTAGCACCTCCCCGACCACCGTCCACGGCATGGCGGGCGTGTGCATCGAGGTCGAAGATACCGGCATGGGGATCTCGGCCGACAAGATCGAACACCTCTTCCAGCCCTTCACCCAGGCCGACGAATCCACCACCCGCCGACACGGCGGCACCGGACTCGGCCTGACCATCTGCAAGCGTTTCTGCGAGATGATGGGCGGCAACATCGAGGTCGAAAGCAAGCTCGGCCAGGGCACCATCTTCCGCGTACTTCTGCCCTCGGCAGATCCCTCCGGGCTTCAGGAACACTCCGACGTGCTCTGGAAACCCGACTTCGAAGGCGCCGCCCTCCATCCGGAGCTCGACGCCGGCCCCCGCATCCTGGTCATCGACGACGATCCCAACGTCCACGAACTGATGCGCCGCATCTTAACCCCGCGCGGCTTCCAGCTGGTCTCGGCCTACAGCGGCGACCAGGGCGTGACCCTGGCCCAGGAACACCTCCCCGATGTCATCACACTCGACGTGATGATGCCCGGAAAAGACGGCTGGAGCGTGCTCTCCACGCTCAAATCTCACGCCGGCCTCGAACACATCCCGGTCGTCATGATCTCGATGGTCGACGACCGCAACATCGGCTTTGCCCTGGGCGCCACCGACTACCTGGTCAAACCCATCCAGCGCGACCGCCTCCTCAAAACCCTCTCGCGCTTCCACCCCGAAGAGGGCGCCAGCGCCCTGGTCGTCGAAGATGAGCCCGACATCCGCGAGATGATCTCCCGTCACCTGCGCAACGCCGGCTGGTCGGTCAACACCGCCGCCCACGGACGCCAGGCCCTGGAGATCCTCGAAGACGAACGCCCCGACGTCGTCCTCCTCGACCTGATGATGCCCGAGATGGACGGCTTCGAAGTCGCCGAAATCATGCGCAGCGAACCCCGTTGGAAAGACATCCCCATTGTCGTCGTCACCGCCATGGATCTCGACGACGCCGAAACCGCCAGACTGCGACGCTCGGTCTCGCGCATCTTAAGCAAAAACGTTCGCTCCATCGACGAAGTCATGACCGAGGTCATGGACGTCATCGGGCTCGGAGGGCCCTCCAGGAAAGTTCGCATCTAA
- a CDS encoding MATE family efflux transporter produces MHTLLPLKHPHDRAILAMAIPAIGSLAIDPLVSLVDTIFVGHLGTAELAALGINSAIFAMAFIIFNFLAYATTPKIAEHLGRNRPEEASQVVAHALWLATFCGVLMTGLLLVAANPILDLMGAQGAVLKPAQTYLHIRAFAGPALLISTAAHGAFRGIQDTRTPLWVTALLNLINLVLDPLLIFGFGLGIAGAAAATVAAQWTGALIFVWLLVLRRRGPLHVPRIGPSIAGMLPLLRVGSALLLRTGALVGTMTLATAVAARQGTQAVAAHQVANQIWGFFALLIDALAIAGQALLAGFIGRGDIAQARALGNRLLQWGLACGLTLGIGIWLTGAWIAPIFTSDTELVALILTLIPFVALLQPLNAAVFVWDGLFMGTQAFRFLALAMLISTAVAASILAATHALGWGLFGVWSAITALMLVRAITLGLPWWLKRVPGLDTAP; encoded by the coding sequence ATGCACACGCTCCTCCCTCTCAAACACCCCCACGACCGGGCCATCCTGGCCATGGCCATCCCCGCCATCGGCAGCCTCGCCATCGATCCCCTGGTCTCCCTGGTCGACACCATCTTTGTCGGTCACCTCGGCACCGCCGAACTCGCCGCGCTCGGCATCAACAGCGCGATCTTTGCGATGGCCTTTATCATCTTCAACTTCCTGGCCTACGCCACCACCCCCAAGATCGCCGAACACCTGGGCCGCAACCGCCCCGAAGAAGCCTCCCAGGTCGTCGCCCACGCGCTCTGGCTCGCAACCTTCTGCGGCGTGCTCATGACCGGTCTCCTCCTGGTCGCCGCCAACCCCATCCTCGACCTGATGGGCGCACAGGGCGCCGTGCTTAAGCCCGCTCAGACCTACCTGCACATCCGAGCCTTTGCCGGCCCCGCCCTGCTGATCAGCACCGCGGCTCACGGCGCATTTCGCGGCATCCAGGACACCCGTACCCCCCTCTGGGTCACCGCTCTGCTCAACCTCATCAACCTCGTCCTCGATCCCCTGCTGATCTTCGGATTTGGCCTGGGCATCGCCGGCGCGGCCGCCGCTACCGTGGCCGCCCAGTGGACCGGTGCGCTGATCTTCGTGTGGCTCCTGGTCCTTCGCCGACGAGGCCCCCTCCACGTGCCCCGCATAGGGCCTTCGATCGCGGGGATGCTCCCCCTGCTCCGCGTAGGCAGCGCGCTCCTGCTGCGTACCGGCGCGCTGGTCGGCACCATGACGCTGGCCACCGCCGTGGCCGCTCGCCAGGGCACCCAGGCCGTGGCCGCTCACCAGGTGGCCAACCAGATATGGGGCTTCTTCGCCCTGCTCATCGACGCGCTCGCCATCGCCGGCCAGGCACTCCTGGCCGGGTTCATCGGTCGAGGTGACATCGCTCAGGCCCGAGCCCTGGGCAATCGCCTCCTGCAATGGGGCCTGGCCTGCGGACTGACGCTCGGCATCGGCATCTGGCTCACCGGTGCCTGGATCGCCCCGATCTTCACCTCCGACACAGAACTCGTAGCCCTGATCCTGACGCTCATCCCCTTTGTCGCCCTGCTTCAACCCCTCAACGCCGCGGTCTTCGTCTGGGACGGTCTCTTCATGGGCACCCAGGCCTTCCGCTTTCTGGCACTCGCCATGCTCATCAGCACCGCCGTGGCCGCCAGCATCCTCGCCGCCACACACGCCCTTGGCTGGGGCCTCTTCGGGGTCTGGTCCGCCATCACCGCGCTGATGCTCGTGCGCGCCATCACCCTGGGGCTGCCCTGGTGGCTAAAACGCGTCCCGGGCCTGGATACCGCTCCCTAA
- a CDS encoding ABC transporter ATP-binding protein: MVESPAADVGLRERYLGVFRYSGEALRLVWSTSAKLTVLLGVLTLVAGVMPAAIAYVGKLIVDQVVQAAGSGAVADRELALMYVGLEAALVVVMAGAQRGLTVCQSLLRALLGHRVNTLILEKSLQLSLTQFEDSEFYDKLTRARREASSRPLSLVNRTFALVQNAITLVGAAALLWQLSPWAVVILFGAGLPAFLVETRFSGEAFRLFRWRSPEARQQMYLETVLAREDYAKEVKLFGLGPMLLERYRAIFEKVFGEDRSLTLRRGFWGYALGLLSTGAFYGAYVWVVIETVNEAITLGDMTMYLLLFKQGQSAVSASLNSVGGMYEDNLYLSTLYELLEEPVEDEDEGVSVGDKPGDGLRFEDVWFAYPGQDEYALRGLSLHLPPGQKLALVGENGSGKTTLIKLLTRLYRPSRGRILLDGTDLRDWRLAELHRRIGVIFQDFVRYQFKVGENIGVGDVDYLEDEVRWERAAAQGMADTFVTSMPAGYHTQLGRWFKDGRELSGGQWQKVALARAFMRTGSDILVFDEPTSAMDARAEAEVFDRIRELTEKQMAILISHRFSTVRMADRIAVLSQGQVSELGSHEALMKEGGTYARLFLLQAEGYR; the protein is encoded by the coding sequence ATGGTGGAGAGCCCGGCGGCGGACGTCGGGTTGCGCGAACGCTATCTGGGGGTCTTTCGCTACAGCGGTGAGGCGTTGCGCCTGGTGTGGTCCACCAGCGCAAAGCTGACGGTGTTGCTGGGGGTGCTCACGCTGGTGGCCGGGGTGATGCCGGCGGCGATCGCGTACGTGGGCAAACTGATTGTGGATCAGGTGGTTCAGGCGGCCGGGTCGGGGGCGGTTGCCGATCGGGAGCTGGCGCTGATGTACGTGGGGTTGGAGGCGGCGCTGGTGGTGGTGATGGCCGGGGCGCAGCGGGGGTTGACGGTGTGTCAGAGTCTGCTGCGCGCGCTGCTGGGACACCGGGTCAACACGTTGATTCTGGAGAAGTCGCTCCAGCTCTCGCTGACACAGTTCGAAGATAGCGAGTTTTACGACAAGCTGACCCGGGCTCGGCGGGAGGCGTCGTCGCGGCCCTTGAGTCTGGTCAACCGTACGTTTGCGCTGGTGCAAAACGCCATCACGTTGGTGGGGGCGGCGGCGCTGCTGTGGCAGCTCTCTCCCTGGGCGGTGGTGATTTTGTTCGGGGCGGGGCTGCCGGCATTTCTGGTGGAGACGCGTTTTAGCGGGGAGGCGTTTCGCTTGTTTCGTTGGCGTTCTCCGGAGGCTCGTCAGCAGATGTACCTGGAGACGGTGCTCGCCAGGGAGGACTACGCCAAGGAGGTCAAGCTCTTTGGGTTGGGGCCGATGCTTCTCGAGCGTTACCGGGCGATTTTTGAGAAGGTCTTTGGTGAAGATCGCAGTCTGACGTTGCGCCGGGGATTCTGGGGTTATGCGCTGGGGCTCTTGAGCACCGGGGCGTTTTACGGGGCGTATGTGTGGGTGGTGATCGAGACGGTGAACGAAGCGATTACGCTGGGGGATATGACGATGTACCTGTTGCTCTTTAAGCAGGGGCAGTCGGCGGTCTCGGCGAGTCTGAATTCGGTGGGGGGGATGTATGAGGATAATCTGTATCTCTCGACTCTGTATGAGCTTTTGGAAGAGCCGGTGGAGGATGAGGATGAGGGGGTAAGCGTGGGGGATAAGCCTGGGGATGGGCTGCGATTTGAAGATGTGTGGTTTGCGTATCCGGGGCAGGACGAGTACGCGCTGCGGGGGCTGAGTCTGCATTTGCCGCCGGGGCAGAAGCTGGCGTTGGTGGGGGAGAACGGTTCGGGGAAGACGACGTTGATCAAGTTGCTGACGCGTTTGTATCGGCCGAGCCGGGGGCGGATTTTGCTCGATGGTACGGATCTGCGGGACTGGCGGCTTGCGGAGTTGCATCGTCGGATCGGGGTGATTTTTCAGGATTTTGTGCGCTACCAGTTCAAGGTTGGGGAGAACATCGGGGTGGGTGATGTGGACTACCTTGAAGACGAGGTGCGCTGGGAGCGGGCCGCGGCGCAGGGGATGGCCGATACCTTTGTGACGTCGATGCCGGCGGGCTACCACACCCAGCTGGGGAGGTGGTTTAAGGACGGGCGCGAGCTCTCGGGGGGGCAATGGCAGAAGGTGGCGCTGGCGCGGGCGTTTATGCGTACCGGCAGCGATATTCTGGTGTTTGATGAGCCGACCTCGGCGATGGATGCCCGGGCCGAGGCGGAGGTCTTTGATCGGATTCGGGAGCTGACTGAGAAGCAGATGGCGATATTGATTTCGCATCGGTTCTCGACGGTGCGCATGGCCGACCGTATTGCGGTACTCAGCCAGGGGCAGGTCAGTGAGCTGGGCAGCCACGAGGCGTTGATGAAAGAGGGGGGAACCTACGCGCGGCTCTTTTTGCTGCAGGCCGAGGGGTACCGTTGA
- a CDS encoding alpha/beta fold hydrolase yields MKKLLSKDGRTIAYSVHGEGPEVLVLVHGWMASSAVFDRFLPHLDASRFRIIVVDHRGAGASSPCASYTINDYVEDLKAVLDHADVSSVDLLGHSMGGLISQVFAARYPERIKKLALVCAVPATGMELPPEAHDLFLSAGQNREKLAAILGMATLELSEDAAEVMLDDAMTIPAECIKASYLAWTGGGFEDELASIQAPTLVVGTDDPFLPPDFLKAVMVEPIANASFAYLPGPGHYPQVERSAELAAIINAFF; encoded by the coding sequence GTGAAGAAGCTGCTCAGCAAAGACGGTCGCACCATCGCCTACTCAGTCCACGGTGAAGGCCCCGAAGTTCTCGTCCTTGTGCACGGCTGGATGGCCTCCAGCGCGGTCTTCGACCGCTTTCTTCCTCACCTCGACGCCTCCCGCTTTCGCATCATCGTCGTCGACCATCGCGGCGCCGGCGCCTCCTCCCCCTGCGCCAGCTACACGATCAACGACTACGTCGAAGACCTCAAAGCGGTGCTCGACCACGCCGACGTCTCCTCCGTTGACCTGCTCGGCCACTCCATGGGCGGCCTCATCTCCCAGGTCTTCGCCGCCCGTTACCCCGAACGGATCAAAAAGCTCGCCCTGGTCTGCGCCGTCCCGGCCACCGGCATGGAGCTGCCCCCCGAGGCCCACGATCTCTTCCTGAGCGCCGGCCAGAACCGCGAGAAACTCGCTGCCATCCTGGGCATGGCCACCCTGGAGCTCTCCGAAGACGCCGCCGAAGTCATGCTCGACGACGCCATGACCATCCCGGCCGAGTGCATCAAAGCCTCCTACCTCGCCTGGACCGGCGGCGGCTTCGAAGACGAACTCGCCAGCATCCAAGCCCCCACCCTGGTCGTGGGCACCGATGACCCCTTCCTGCCCCCGGACTTCCTCAAAGCGGTGATGGTCGAGCCGATCGCCAACGCCTCCTTCGCCTACCTGCCCGGCCCCGGTCACTACCCCCAGGTCGAGCGCAGCGCCGAGCTGGCCGCCATCATCAACGCATTCTTCTGA
- a CDS encoding helicase-related protein: MHLPVDEIRDAFLEALGEHSRHILTAPTGSGKSTRLPLWLAEHTGKAVLVVEPRRVACRSLAGFLAEQRGEKVGASVGYRVRFDDRSSPETRVLFATTGIALRMLRERDGERERFGAVLIDEFHERGWEVDVLCAALLRAQAQGRFEGQVVLTSATVDAREIAAGIDARVHQASGRTYPVEICYAEDVPAPTGEGLAARVRDALVRRLGAEGDDGGDVLVFLPGKREIQAAEDALQGLAREHELELVPVHGGLPVEQLQRAFKASAPRRRVFLATNVAETSVTLPGVTLVLDGGLARMRVHRGGRSALALVPVAEASMDQRAGRAGRVRAGRCVRLWSARYQAREHAAPEIERIELDDVLLAAASVGLEGPELLGAPWISPPPEFAVETARARLRRAGALTAEGRLTELGHQLAAMPVSGAEGRLLIDPPEALAATLCDLVAILQRGRDLLLPEHLLGARRQEVREQRRELFEGVGDEVSLQLVTLRRGDNRRHGLHAAAVQETRQVARSLRERLGVKRLEPVGDPDLASSQELVRYALTRIEESAFVVRKRALKRRIKGRGARGKAEPWGNGEIELVVWPFESPGLGQGQESPPDPVAGVILDTFWIGDDGTGVRGSGKMVLPCTYQDLVDAGVGQRQVGEVRAGERGGAPFVRAQVQRELAGVVLSSREEALQGEELWEAAAAAILEGRMMKPAGEMVLDDLHIWGVLADWPEIDRSWEGRQGPAPPQDYLRERLRQLGVEREGDLLLVEPGDLRPELEDELQIHRFDLEPLREEFPRVWEYLGFRYHCRVSALAQRVTMTPMDKKSARAADPKASVLPRFRGFRVRYKNASRVLDLR; the protein is encoded by the coding sequence TTGCACTTGCCGGTCGATGAGATTCGCGATGCGTTTTTGGAGGCGTTGGGGGAGCATTCGCGCCATATTTTGACAGCGCCCACCGGGTCGGGGAAGTCGACCCGGCTGCCCTTGTGGCTGGCCGAGCATACGGGCAAGGCGGTGTTGGTAGTGGAGCCGCGGCGGGTGGCGTGTCGCTCGTTGGCGGGGTTTCTGGCGGAGCAGCGCGGGGAGAAGGTCGGGGCGTCGGTGGGGTATCGGGTGCGCTTTGACGATCGCAGCAGTCCGGAGACCCGGGTGCTCTTTGCGACGACGGGCATCGCGCTCCGGATGCTTCGTGAGCGTGATGGGGAGCGCGAGCGTTTTGGGGCGGTGCTGATCGACGAGTTTCATGAGCGGGGCTGGGAGGTCGATGTGCTTTGCGCGGCTCTGCTGCGCGCGCAGGCCCAGGGGCGTTTTGAAGGGCAGGTGGTGCTGACTTCGGCGACGGTGGACGCCCGGGAGATTGCCGCCGGCATCGACGCCCGGGTGCATCAGGCCTCGGGGCGCACCTACCCGGTGGAGATTTGCTACGCGGAGGATGTGCCGGCGCCCACGGGGGAGGGGTTAGCTGCCCGGGTTCGCGATGCGTTGGTGCGTCGGCTCGGGGCAGAAGGTGACGACGGGGGGGATGTGCTGGTGTTTCTCCCGGGGAAGCGGGAGATTCAGGCGGCGGAAGATGCCCTTCAAGGGTTGGCGCGTGAGCACGAGCTGGAGCTTGTGCCGGTGCACGGGGGGCTGCCGGTGGAGCAGCTGCAGCGGGCGTTTAAGGCGTCGGCGCCGCGGCGGCGGGTGTTTCTGGCGACCAATGTGGCGGAGACGTCGGTGACGTTGCCGGGGGTGACGCTGGTGCTCGACGGTGGGCTGGCGCGGATGCGAGTGCATCGGGGCGGGCGTTCGGCGCTGGCGCTGGTGCCGGTAGCTGAGGCGTCGATGGATCAGCGGGCGGGACGAGCCGGGCGTGTGCGGGCGGGGCGTTGTGTGAGGTTGTGGAGCGCGCGCTATCAGGCTCGTGAGCACGCCGCTCCGGAAATCGAGCGTATCGAGCTCGATGATGTGTTGCTCGCTGCGGCCTCGGTAGGGCTGGAGGGGCCGGAGCTATTGGGAGCCCCCTGGATTTCGCCGCCGCCGGAGTTTGCGGTGGAGACGGCGCGCGCTCGTCTGCGGCGCGCCGGTGCGCTGACGGCGGAGGGTAGGCTCACCGAGCTGGGGCATCAGCTGGCGGCGATGCCGGTGTCGGGTGCTGAGGGGCGTCTGTTGATCGACCCTCCGGAGGCGCTGGCCGCGACGCTCTGCGACCTGGTGGCGATTCTGCAGCGCGGTCGCGATCTCTTGTTGCCCGAGCATCTGTTGGGGGCGAGGCGCCAGGAGGTGCGGGAGCAGCGCCGGGAGCTCTTTGAGGGGGTGGGCGATGAGGTGAGTCTGCAGCTGGTGACGCTGCGGCGCGGGGACAATCGTCGCCACGGGCTGCACGCGGCGGCGGTGCAGGAGACGCGGCAGGTTGCCCGATCGTTGCGCGAGCGCCTCGGGGTCAAGCGTTTGGAGCCGGTGGGGGACCCGGACCTGGCGTCGTCGCAGGAGCTGGTGCGCTATGCGCTGACCCGGATTGAGGAGTCGGCCTTTGTGGTGCGCAAGCGTGCGCTCAAGCGTCGTATCAAGGGGCGGGGGGCTCGGGGGAAGGCGGAGCCCTGGGGCAATGGTGAGATCGAGCTGGTGGTCTGGCCCTTTGAGAGCCCGGGGCTGGGCCAGGGGCAGGAGTCGCCGCCGGACCCGGTGGCCGGGGTGATTCTGGATACCTTCTGGATCGGCGATGACGGCACCGGGGTGCGGGGCTCGGGCAAGATGGTGCTTCCTTGTACGTATCAGGATCTGGTGGACGCCGGGGTGGGGCAGCGGCAGGTGGGGGAGGTGCGTGCCGGGGAGCGTGGCGGGGCGCCTTTTGTTCGGGCTCAGGTGCAGCGCGAGTTGGCCGGTGTTGTTTTGAGCAGTCGGGAGGAGGCCTTGCAGGGAGAGGAACTCTGGGAGGCGGCCGCGGCGGCGATTCTGGAAGGTCGGATGATGAAGCCGGCCGGGGAGATGGTGCTCGACGACTTGCATATCTGGGGCGTGCTGGCGGACTGGCCCGAGATCGATCGCAGCTGGGAGGGGCGCCAGGGGCCTGCGCCGCCGCAGGACTATCTTCGGGAGCGTCTCCGGCAGCTGGGGGTGGAGCGGGAGGGGGATCTGCTGCTGGTGGAGCCCGGGGATCTGCGACCGGAGCTTGAGGATGAGCTGCAGATTCATCGCTTCGATCTTGAGCCCTTGCGCGAGGAGTTTCCCCGGGTTTGGGAGTATCTGGGCTTTCGGTATCACTGCCGGGTTTCGGCGCTGGCGCAGCGGGTGACGATGACTCCGATGGATAAGAAGAGTGCGCGCGCCGCGGATCCCAAGGCCAGTGTGCTGCCGCGCTTTCGGGGATTTCGGGTGCGCTATAAGAATGCCAGTCGGGTGCTGGACCTTCGTTAG
- a CDS encoding methyl-accepting chemotaxis protein has protein sequence MSSWKKIAAVIGLATLFGAIAALVQGANLSALLIGAGGLAAILYTRSVLNPYGEVIDAIERLAQGDLTQPRLTVTLGGEIGRMATAVNQLLTQLRMLSEEATELANGYIGVRQLQSKVLETGQLSAVDLPSSSSQGDLNRSFAQLTNQLRRLTVKAYIIANDQLFNPALDEELPGELGDAFGMMVRNLRNLAGRAGEIARGDLTSQVEGDGDLTNVFNEMVTGLREVVEEIMRSALHVATSTEEMLQVLHQHENSAQHQAAKIRQTQLTVEGLFNSSDAIADSARQVSRAAEDTCQKNRQIGAHIQELNQHSERISEILKLIKDIADRSDLLALNASLEGARAGEAGKGFALVANEMRRLAENTMESVGAIKSLVGDIQDSARTTAVACQEGLDRSEETTEVATKIKVVTQDQRENTGEVNRAMEDLSRLVTNSVAGIRQVTVTASELATLSESLREMVERFDVGERHGVEPWQLQQRDSALDIHPAHGA, from the coding sequence ATGAGCAGTTGGAAAAAGATCGCCGCGGTAATCGGCCTGGCCACCCTCTTCGGGGCCATCGCCGCGCTCGTTCAGGGAGCCAACCTCAGCGCCCTGCTTATCGGCGCCGGGGGACTGGCAGCCATCCTCTACACCCGCTCGGTACTCAACCCTTACGGCGAAGTCATCGACGCCATCGAGCGACTGGCCCAGGGCGATCTCACCCAGCCTCGTCTCACCGTGACCCTCGGCGGAGAAATCGGCCGCATGGCCACCGCCGTCAACCAGCTCCTCACCCAGCTGCGCATGCTCAGCGAAGAGGCCACCGAACTGGCCAACGGCTACATCGGCGTGCGCCAGCTCCAGAGCAAGGTCCTGGAGACCGGACAACTCTCCGCCGTCGACCTCCCCTCCAGCTCCAGCCAGGGCGATCTCAACCGCAGCTTCGCCCAGCTCACCAACCAGCTGCGACGCCTCACCGTCAAAGCTTACATCATCGCCAACGACCAGCTCTTTAACCCGGCCCTCGACGAGGAGCTCCCCGGCGAGCTCGGCGACGCCTTCGGCATGATGGTCCGCAACCTGCGCAACCTGGCCGGACGCGCCGGCGAGATCGCCCGCGGCGACCTCACCAGCCAGGTCGAGGGGGACGGCGATCTGACCAACGTGTTCAACGAAATGGTCACCGGCCTGCGCGAGGTTGTCGAAGAGATCATGCGCAGCGCCCTGCACGTGGCCACCTCCACCGAGGAGATGCTCCAGGTCCTCCACCAGCACGAGAACTCCGCCCAGCACCAGGCCGCCAAGATCCGCCAGACCCAGCTCACCGTCGAGGGCCTCTTCAACTCCTCCGACGCCATCGCCGACAGCGCCCGACAGGTCTCCCGCGCCGCCGAGGACACCTGCCAGAAAAACCGCCAGATCGGCGCCCACATCCAGGAACTCAACCAGCACAGCGAGCGCATCTCCGAGATCCTCAAGCTGATCAAAGACATCGCCGACCGCTCCGACCTCCTGGCACTCAACGCCAGCCTGGAAGGCGCCCGCGCCGGCGAAGCCGGCAAGGGCTTCGCCCTGGTCGCCAACGAAATGCGCCGCCTGGCCGAAAACACCATGGAGTCGGTCGGCGCGATCAAGAGCCTGGTCGGCGACATCCAGGACTCCGCCCGCACCACCGCCGTGGCCTGCCAGGAGGGTCTGGACCGCTCCGAAGAAACCACCGAGGTCGCCACAAAGATCAAAGTGGTCACCCAGGATCAGCGCGAAAACACCGGCGAGGTCAACCGCGCCATGGAAGACCTCTCCCGCCTGGTTACCAACTCCGTGGCCGGCATCCGCCAGGTCACCGTCACCGCCTCCGAACTCGCCACCCTTTCAGAATCCCTGCGTGAAATGGTAGAGCGCTTTGACGTAGGCGAACGACATGGCGTGGAGCCCTGGCAACTTCAGCAGCGTGACTCGGCCCTCGACATCCATCCCGCCCACGGAGCATGA
- a CDS encoding alpha/beta fold hydrolase: MKNTMKMVALSLVVGMAGIVGCGEQPAPDDNTGALTQALGEDAQVRYARTKDRKDIAYRVIGDGEQDVVLVHGWMVSGAVYDNLIEELAGPDYRLIVPDLRGSGLSSMPKGGYSLRNYIKDIQAVVDDADADDFILAGHSMGGALAQLYAASYDDDLEGLILMSPVPASGFPLPQESYDLFAAAAYDTSLQELIIQISSVDLQPEDFAAMADDAAGVKPEAIRQALDAWTGADFADKLHKIDVDTLILVSDDPFMNPALLQAAIGDLIDDSVVEYFPGSGHYLLVEDPASTAAHIDAFISGLD, encoded by the coding sequence ATGAAGAACACGATGAAGATGGTAGCTCTCTCGTTGGTGGTGGGGATGGCAGGAATCGTCGGCTGTGGGGAACAGCCGGCACCGGACGACAACACCGGCGCGCTCACGCAGGCGCTGGGAGAAGACGCTCAGGTGCGCTATGCGCGTACAAAGGATCGCAAAGACATCGCTTACCGCGTGATCGGTGACGGAGAGCAGGACGTCGTCCTGGTCCACGGCTGGATGGTCTCCGGCGCGGTGTACGACAACCTCATCGAAGAGCTGGCCGGCCCCGATTACCGCCTGATCGTGCCCGACCTGCGCGGCAGCGGCCTCTCCAGCATGCCCAAGGGCGGCTACTCGCTGCGCAACTACATCAAAGACATCCAGGCCGTGGTCGACGACGCCGACGCCGACGACTTCATCCTGGCCGGTCACTCCATGGGCGGCGCCCTGGCCCAGCTCTACGCGGCCAGCTACGACGACGACCTCGAGGGCCTGATCCTGATGTCGCCGGTGCCCGCCTCCGGCTTCCCGCTGCCACAGGAAAGCTATGACCTCTTCGCGGCGGCGGCCTACGACACCTCCCTCCAGGAGCTGATCATCCAGATCTCCAGCGTCGATCTCCAGCCCGAAGACTTCGCCGCGATGGCCGACGACGCCGCCGGGGTCAAACCCGAGGCCATCCGCCAGGCGCTCGACGCCTGGACCGGCGCTGACTTCGCCGACAAGCTCCACAAGATCGACGTCGACACCCTGATCCTGGTCTCCGACGACCCCTTCATGAACCCGGCCCTCCTTCAGGCCGCCATCGGCGACCTGATCGACGACAGCGTGGTGGAGTACTTCCCCGGCAGCGGTCACTACCTCCTGGTCGAAGATCCCGCCTCCACCGCCGCGCACATTGACGCCTTCATCAGTGGGCTCGACTGA